TGGCGCCGCAAATTTGGGCGGTAGGATTACTCTGGAAGTAGATGCACCACAATCATGCCACGTCAGCAATCTTCGTCTTCCTGCTAGGACTTGATCAGACATTCCACTGATTCGCCATCCTGGTTCTTCTGGCACGGTATTTGTATTGAAAAATTGATACTGACGCGGCACATACTTTTTCGATATGTCCGTACACCTTCCTGATAGGTGTAAGCGTCCACTCCCATCTCCCCCCCAATCTTCTTGGATCGGCACTATACTTAAAAAATTATCCGTTTGGTCTATTTCGGACAAATTAAAACTTCTATTCGCGTCACCCATAATTTCCCATTTTCCTGTTTATATGCTTGCCATTACAGAGTCTATTTTATAGCCTAATGGCCAAGCATTGCCGCCTATTCGTTTGGAGGCGAAAACACTGCCCCGGAAGCGACTCCGGGGAGCAGTTTAACCCCTATTAATCATCAAACTTTACAAAAGTAGCAAGCACATCTTGAATCAAATAGTCAACTAATGCCTCTGGTGTTGGATATTTATAAAACAAGGTTGATGACAATGGGATGCCTATCGAGTTTTGCAAGCGATTTCTTAGCTCTATGGATGTCATAGAATCCATTCCTAAGTCCAAAAATCCTTGTGATAGGGAGAAAGTCCTCTCTTGTTTGTCTCCCAAAACCTGAGACAATAGAGATTGAATATGAGCAATTAATAGTGCTTTGCGTTGCTCTTTCTCAGTTGCCTTTAATTGTTCGACTAAGTTGAGTGAAGTTTCTTCTCTCCCTTTCTGTTTGAGAATACCCTCTGTCCCAGACTTTTCTGGGTTTACCAATTGGGCAACCAAACGTTCTTTGTCACGAAATGCAACCAGTTTTACTGAAGAAGCAGGTTCGATCCAAATTTCATCTAGAATTGTTTGTACTCGGTTATCAACTCCTTCGGGAGCTAAATTTAGAAGTACAAATGAAAGTTCGGGATGATCTGGCTCTGACTGGATAACTTGGCTGATTTCCCATAAATGCGATCGCACCAAGTCTGTCTGCGCTGCTTCGATAGCTTGTACCCCTTGGGTTACTAACCAGAATCTAGGTGAAGAACCGGATTTTACAAGGGATTTCACCAAGTTAACATCAAGTTCATTCCCCGGAGAATCTAAATTCCCCAAATGCACCACCCCATGCCATTTTTGATCTGTGATTAAGTCCTGATATTTGGCCAGTGGAGAGGCCGTTTCTGTCCCTAATGGGTGAAGAGATTCGGTTGGAAAAACGACTGTTGGCAAATCGCCTTTTGTTTTCATCTCTGTCGCCAATTGTTGAGCAACCCCATGATCATCAGCAAAAATGAGCCAATTTCTCGCCAGAGGTTGATCCTCTTTGTTTCTGGTTAGTTCGCTCGGAGAAGCCAAATAATCAGCAGGTAAGCCATAACGAGGTTGTGGTTTCCACACCACCTGATCGGCAAAATCTTTTCCAGTGGCTTGCTGAGGTGATGGTTGACCGAGCAGAGAATGGGCAACGCTCTGGGAGCCAGATTGCGTTAGAGGTTGTGTATGTGTTACATCAATCCAGTAGCGCTCTCGCTGCCAAGGATAAGTTGGTACTCCCACTTGGCGGTAGCCATAGTCACGATGGAAGCCCTCCCAATCAATCGCCACGCCCCTTACATACAATTGGCCTACAGCCTGAAGCACCCCTTGCCAATCGCTTTGCTCTCGCTGTAGCGTCGGCAGCCATGTTCCATATTCAGACGGTAAACAATGACGTGCCATACCCAGCAATATTGGCTGGGGGCCCATTTCCACAAATATCTCTACTCCTTCTCTGTGTAATGTCTCCACACCGTCGGCAAATCTTACTGGTTTGACCACATGATCTACCCAATATTCAGGGTCTGTGGGTAAAACACGCTCAAAATTGCCCGTGACATTGGAGATAAAATTGAGTTTGGGTTGGTGGAAAGTTACCTCTTGCACCACCTGGCGAAATTCAGCCAGCATTGGCTTCATTAATGCTGAATGGAAGGCATGGGAAACCTTTAAGCGCTTAGTTTTAATTCCCTTATGTTCTAACTTCTGCACTACTAGATGTACCGCTTCCCGTTCGCCAGAAATGACCACGCTCTCAGGCCCGTTAATAGCCGCGATGCTAACTAAGTCCGTACCTTTGATTGCTTCTGTCACTTGTTCAACCGAAGCTAATAGAGACACCATTTCTCCGTTATCCGGGAGTTTTTGCATTAAATGCCCTCTGGCAGCAATCAGTTTCAATCCATCTTCTAAGGAGAAAATCCCCGCTACACAAGCTGCTGCATATTCCCCGACACTATGGCCAATGACTGCGGTTGGTTCTAGACCCCAAGATTTCCACATCGAGGCTAGGGCGTACTCCAAGGCAAATAGCGCTGGTTGGGTATAAGCGGTTTGCTCTAGGAGTGAACTGTCATCGCTTTGGTAGAGGACGGAGAGTAACGATTTTTCCTGATTCCCAATGGCATTTAAAATTTCCTGACAGCGGTCTAATGCCTGACGAAAAATGGGTTGTGTTTCGTATAGCTCCCGTCCCATCCCTAAATACTGGGAACCTTGACCTGTGAATAGAAAAGCGATTTGAGGTTGACTTTCGCTCTTGCTACCTTTAAACAGGTTGGTGTTTTCTGTTCCTGCTAAATTAGCTAATAATTTTTCCCGTGCTTGAGAAACTGAGTCAGCAACCACAGCTAAACGTTCGTGGAAATGAGTCCGCCGAGTGTTGGTGGTATAACAGATATCAGCCCACTCTAAGTTGGGATGAGTTGCTAAGTGCTTCTCGTAGTTGCGAACCATCTGTTCGAGTGCAGGTTTGGTTTTGGCACTGAGGGTGAGCAGGTGTAGGGGGCGCTTCCAAGTTTCTGCCTCACTTTTTGTTGCTACTGGTGGTGCTTCTGAAAGGACAGCATGGACATTGATGCCCGTAAAACCAAAGGAACTAACTCCAGCAAACCTAGTTTTATCTGTTGCTGGCCAGGGTATCTGTTCGCTTGCCACTTTTATTGGCATCTCATCCCAAGCAATATAAGGGCTAGGCTCTTGGAAGTGTAGGTGTTGTGGAATCAACTCATTTTGTAAGGACAGAACGATTTTGATCAGACCTGCTACGCCAGCGGCTCCTTCTAAGTGTCCGATATTAGTTTTCGCGGAACCTAAGATCAGAGGTTCTTCTCGTTGGCGAAAGACCTTGATCAAAGCATTTGCTTCAATTGGGTCTCCCAGAGAAGTACCTGTACCATGAGCCTCAATATAATTGACATCTTTGGGCTT
The DNA window shown above is from Anabaena sp. WA102 and carries:
- a CDS encoding type I polyketide synthase codes for the protein MSENNEQRYVQLMKVASQKIADLQSEIERLKQKEREPIAIVGMSCRLAEADNPEAFWDLLANGVDAIREAPKGHHSYLDPYYDPDPDVPGKVYIRRAGFLNQSPTDFDASFFGISAREAASLDPQHRLVMEVAWEALENAGFVPEKLAGSQTGVFMGICANDYVWQLVKQDPVETDFYIGSGNAYSPVAGRLSYFFDFTGPCLAVDTGCASSLAAIHLAVTNLRRGDCNLALAGGVQRYVSPEYWLNLCKSRMLSPDGRCKTFAAGANGYARGEGCGIIVLKRLSDAVADGDNILALIRGTAHGQDGRTSGLTVPSGSSQQNVIRRAIANAGIKPKDVNYIEAHGTGTSLGDPIEANALIKVFRQREEPLILGSAKTNIGHLEGAAGVAGLIKIVLSLQNELIPQHLHFQEPSPYIAWDEMPIKVASEQIPWPATDKTRFAGVSSFGFTGINVHAVLSEAPPVATKSEAETWKRPLHLLTLSAKTKPALEQMVRNYEKHLATHPNLEWADICYTTNTRRTHFHERLAVVADSVSQAREKLLANLAGTENTNLFKGSKSESQPQIAFLFTGQGSQYLGMGRELYETQPIFRQALDRCQEILNAIGNQEKSLLSVLYQSDDSSLLEQTAYTQPALFALEYALASMWKSWGLEPTAVIGHSVGEYAAACVAGIFSLEDGLKLIAARGHLMQKLPDNGEMVSLLASVEQVTEAIKGTDLVSIAAINGPESVVISGEREAVHLVVQKLEHKGIKTKRLKVSHAFHSALMKPMLAEFRQVVQEVTFHQPKLNFISNVTGNFERVLPTDPEYWVDHVVKPVRFADGVETLHREGVEIFVEMGPQPILLGMARHCLPSEYGTWLPTLQREQSDWQGVLQAVGQLYVRGVAIDWEGFHRDYGYRQVGVPTYPWQRERYWIDVTHTQPLTQSGSQSVAHSLLGQPSPQQATGKDFADQVVWKPQPRYGLPADYLASPSELTRNKEDQPLARNWLIFADDHGVAQQLATEMKTKGDLPTVVFPTESLHPLGTETASPLAKYQDLITDQKWHGVVHLGNLDSPGNELDVNLVKSLVKSGSSPRFWLVTQGVQAIEAAQTDLVRSHLWEISQVIQSEPDHPELSFVLLNLAPEGVDNRVQTILDEIWIEPASSVKLVAFRDKERLVAQLVNPEKSGTEGILKQKGREETSLNLVEQLKATEKEQRKALLIAHIQSLLSQVLGDKQERTFSLSQGFLDLGMDSMTSIELRNRLQNSIGIPLSSTLFYKYPTPEALVDYLIQDVLATFVKFDD